The Rhizobium indicum genome has a segment encoding these proteins:
- a CDS encoding sensor histidine kinase, translating into MIMRLFSNSSRSRERFLEAILQSAIEYAIISMDLDGLVTTWNEGARRILGWDEAEIIGKPAAVIFTQEDLQGGILKREMTAALAEGHGNDERWHVRKDGSLFWASGQMMALTSDDGEVEGFVKILRDRTEQRENEQRQRVLMHELSHRMKNTLAVVQAITSQSFRNASCMEDAEQAISARINAFSKAHDILLQQNWLGTTMATIVEATATNLGLESSARFQSVGPAVELGPRAALAFSLVLHELVTNANKYGALSVGTGTIEIVWSVRDEAGDKRLNFSWREVGGPVVEVPSRKGFGCRLITSSLSAFGEVTVDYAPTGLILRLDASLQKLQYKNYSDAEE; encoded by the coding sequence ATGATCATGAGACTTTTTTCCAATTCCAGCCGCTCCCGAGAGCGCTTTCTCGAAGCTATCCTCCAAAGCGCGATCGAATATGCGATCATCTCTATGGATCTGGATGGCCTGGTGACCACGTGGAATGAGGGCGCGCGACGGATCCTCGGATGGGACGAGGCTGAGATTATCGGCAAGCCCGCAGCCGTAATTTTCACGCAGGAAGACCTGCAGGGGGGGATTCTCAAACGGGAGATGACCGCGGCTTTAGCGGAAGGCCATGGCAACGACGAACGCTGGCACGTTCGCAAGGACGGATCGTTGTTCTGGGCGTCGGGTCAGATGATGGCGTTGACGTCGGATGACGGCGAAGTCGAGGGCTTTGTGAAGATTCTGAGAGATCGCACGGAGCAGAGAGAAAACGAGCAGCGACAGCGCGTCCTGATGCACGAACTCTCTCACCGCATGAAGAATACGCTGGCCGTCGTTCAGGCTATCACCAGTCAATCCTTCCGAAACGCCAGTTGCATGGAGGATGCGGAACAGGCGATCTCGGCGCGGATCAATGCTTTTTCGAAAGCGCACGACATTTTGCTGCAGCAGAATTGGCTGGGCACCACCATGGCGACGATTGTCGAGGCGACCGCGACTAATCTCGGACTTGAGTCGTCAGCACGTTTCCAATCAGTCGGTCCCGCGGTTGAATTGGGTCCCCGGGCGGCGCTTGCGTTCTCCCTCGTGCTGCACGAACTTGTCACCAATGCCAACAAGTATGGTGCGCTGTCGGTGGGTACCGGGACGATCGAAATCGTGTGGTCCGTGCGCGACGAGGCGGGCGACAAGCGCCTGAACTTCAGTTGGCGGGAGGTCGGGGGCCCCGTAGTGGAAGTTCCGAGCAGGAAGGGCTTTGGCTGCCGGCTCATCACCTCCAGTCTATCCGCCTTCGGAGAGGTCACCGTTGATTACGCCCCGACCGGGCTCATCCTGAGGCTGGATGCGTCCCTCCAAAAGCTGCAGTACAAAAACTATTCCGACGCCGAGGAATGA
- a CDS encoding sensor histidine kinase, whose product MGKVELVSGTPIAQTDIFPEDYEDFFENGAVALHLVGADGTILRANQAELDLLGYAADEYVGRPISEFHADPHTIDEMLTRLASGEKLVRFPARMRAKDGTIKHVETTSSAQIRKGEFIHTRCFTTDVTEIVRVRRQLVRKDEEMRQVLEALPAAVYTTDAQGKITYFNRAAADLAGREPIIGEDEWCVTFRLFTADGQPLPHNECPMAITLKENRPVRGVEAMAQRPDGSMFPFLPFPTPMRNDDGELTGAVNMLVDISDRKLAESNQRVFLDELNHRVKNNMMMLYALIRSAQRESNSREASVVLGDAAQRVGAMASAQQALYTEHDRSEVEARNFVRAVCDSARQAFSKNVTLHIDVDAGNLANDVTMPLALVLNELLTNAAKHGCDDEGNCEIWISLKRSEGDFELTVRDNGPGFDFKVTGRRSSGTGLVSGLVRQLRGSFSVAPGPGARCTVRFTNQSQSESSLDS is encoded by the coding sequence ATGGGCAAGGTTGAATTGGTGAGCGGCACCCCCATTGCCCAAACTGATATTTTCCCCGAAGATTACGAAGACTTTTTTGAAAATGGTGCCGTTGCCCTGCATCTGGTTGGGGCTGACGGCACCATCTTGCGCGCCAATCAGGCGGAATTGGATCTCCTCGGCTACGCAGCCGACGAATACGTCGGCCGGCCGATTTCTGAATTTCATGCAGACCCACACACCATAGACGAGATGTTAACGCGCTTGGCGTCCGGGGAAAAGCTCGTCCGCTTTCCGGCCCGGATGCGTGCCAAAGACGGCACGATCAAGCACGTCGAAACCACTTCCAGTGCTCAGATCCGCAAGGGCGAATTCATCCACACCCGCTGTTTCACAACCGATGTTACCGAGATCGTCCGGGTAAGGCGGCAACTGGTGCGCAAAGACGAAGAAATGCGCCAGGTTCTTGAAGCGCTTCCTGCCGCCGTCTACACGACCGACGCACAGGGCAAGATCACGTATTTCAACCGTGCGGCCGCCGATTTGGCCGGCAGGGAGCCGATCATCGGCGAGGACGAATGGTGTGTGACTTTTCGGCTGTTCACGGCCGATGGGCAGCCGCTGCCACATAACGAATGCCCGATGGCGATCACCCTTAAGGAAAACCGCCCTGTGCGAGGTGTAGAGGCCATGGCTCAGCGGCCCGACGGCTCGATGTTTCCCTTCCTTCCCTTCCCCACGCCTATGCGCAATGACGACGGCGAGCTAACAGGGGCGGTAAACATGCTGGTCGACATCAGCGACCGCAAGCTGGCCGAGAGCAATCAGCGGGTTTTCCTCGACGAGCTCAATCATCGCGTCAAAAACAACATGATGATGCTCTACGCCTTGATCCGTTCGGCGCAGCGCGAAAGCAATAGCCGAGAGGCAAGCGTTGTTCTGGGTGATGCAGCTCAGCGTGTTGGGGCCATGGCTTCGGCGCAGCAGGCGCTTTATACGGAACATGACCGCTCCGAGGTGGAGGCACGCAATTTTGTCCGTGCGGTGTGCGACAGTGCAAGACAAGCGTTCTCGAAAAACGTCACGCTCCACATCGACGTCGACGCCGGAAACCTGGCGAATGACGTCACAATGCCTCTGGCTCTCGTTCTGAACGAGCTTCTCACAAACGCTGCGAAGCACGGCTGTGATGACGAAGGCAATTGCGAGATATGGATATCACTCAAACGGTCGGAAGGCGACTTCGAGCTGACGGTCCGTGACAACGGTCCTGGCTTCGATTTCAAGGTCACGGGCCGACGTTCATCCGGAACCGGTCTCGTCTCCGGCCTGGTCCGGCAGCTGCGCGGCTCGTTCTCGGTTGCTCCAGGGCCGGGGGCGCGATGCACCGTCCGTTTCACCAATCAATCTCAATCGGAAAGCAGCCTTGATTCATGA
- a CDS encoding ISNCY family transposase: protein MSFMITMSQKELHRLEVIQKIRDERLSVVRAAEQLGLSRSQMHRLLQAYDRDGPAGLVSKKRSQPSNRRHCEEFRNAALDLIRERYLDFGPTLAREKLIELHRISVAKETLRQWMTEAGIWVSRRERKKRVFQPRGRRDCFGELVQIDGSHHWWFENRGPKCALLVYIDDATGKLLHLRFAGSENTFDYLHATKAYLQQWGKPLAFYSDKHSVFRSTNASEKDRTSGLTQFGRALYELNIDIICANTPQAKGRVERANQTLQDRLVKELRLRSIDTIEAANAYASEFIVDFNSRFGKQPRNSKDMHRPLADHENLDGAMCRKEARTLSQSLTLRYDKVLFVLEPSAVSRPLAGKKVVVCDYPDGRLEIMHESYVLPYRTFDTLRSVHRSVVVENKRLDDVLSAIIEQQAGREQQRSKSGPRRTGQTDHMFGIRDGSTSNGYQKRGRKPGKRKDFMSDPDVIAKRQKALARMEAAE, encoded by the coding sequence ATGTCCTTTATGATCACCATGTCGCAGAAAGAATTGCATCGCCTCGAAGTCATCCAGAAGATCCGTGACGAACGCCTGAGCGTTGTCCGGGCCGCCGAACAGCTGGGCCTTAGCCGAAGTCAGATGCACAGGCTGCTACAGGCCTATGACAGGGATGGTCCAGCCGGGCTCGTTTCCAAGAAGCGATCGCAGCCGAGCAACCGGCGCCACTGCGAGGAGTTTCGCAATGCGGCGCTGGATCTGATCCGGGAGCGCTATCTTGATTTCGGTCCGACGCTGGCGCGTGAGAAGCTGATCGAGCTGCACCGGATCTCGGTCGCCAAGGAAACGCTGCGGCAATGGATGACCGAGGCCGGTATCTGGGTCTCGCGGCGTGAGCGCAAGAAGCGGGTTTTCCAGCCGCGCGGCCGGCGCGACTGTTTCGGTGAGTTGGTTCAGATCGATGGCTCGCATCATTGGTGGTTCGAGAACCGCGGCCCCAAATGCGCCCTGCTGGTCTATATCGATGATGCGACCGGCAAGTTGCTGCATCTGCGGTTCGCTGGATCAGAGAACACGTTCGACTATCTGCATGCGACAAAGGCTTATCTGCAGCAATGGGGCAAACCACTGGCGTTCTATAGCGACAAGCACAGCGTCTTTCGCTCGACTAATGCATCGGAGAAAGACCGGACGAGCGGGCTAACGCAGTTTGGACGTGCGCTCTATGAGCTGAACATCGACATTATCTGCGCCAACACTCCGCAAGCCAAAGGCCGTGTGGAGCGCGCCAACCAGACGCTGCAGGATCGGCTGGTGAAGGAGTTGCGGCTTCGCAGTATCGACACGATCGAGGCTGCCAACGCCTATGCATCAGAATTCATTGTGGATTTCAATTCTCGTTTTGGTAAGCAACCGCGTAATTCGAAGGACATGCACCGGCCGCTGGCCGATCATGAGAACCTTGATGGCGCCATGTGTAGGAAAGAAGCTCGCACGCTGTCGCAATCCCTGACGCTGCGCTATGACAAAGTCCTCTTCGTTCTCGAACCCAGTGCTGTCTCCAGACCCTTGGCAGGCAAGAAGGTCGTGGTTTGCGACTATCCGGATGGACGCCTCGAGATCATGCATGAGAGTTACGTCCTACCTTACAGAACCTTTGACACCTTGCGGTCGGTTCATCGGTCAGTTGTTGTCGAGAACAAGCGCCTGGATGACGTGCTCTCGGCCATCATAGAACAGCAGGCCGGGCGGGAACAGCAGCGCAGCAAGAGCGGCCCTCGCCGCACCGGCCAGACAGATCATATGTTCGGCATTCGCGACGGCAGCACGAGCAACGGATATCAGAAGCGGGGGCGCAAGCCGGGTAAAAGGAAGGACTTCATGAGCGACCCGGACGTAATTGCTAAGCGACAGAAAGCTCTGGCTCGTATGGAGGCTGCAGAATGA
- a CDS encoding nucleotidyltransferase and HEPN domain-containing protein produces MMKSSLNHMPLRKQREIGRVLEILHEEFEDALKDAAADFKKRGRILKIILFGSYAKGGWVDEPFTMKGYRSDFDLLIIVNNRKLCEFAEYWYKAADRLIRESSIETPVSFIVHSRREVNTYLKEGQYFFSDIRKQGIVLYELDDESLPEPEPLSPADRLRVAKEHHSDRFSLAQAFLKGFRFYVSEKELRVAAFELHQSIEQAYSCVLLTLTNYGPPSHNIKFLRSLAEEQDRRLIEAFPRDQHRERAWFNTLNEAYVKARYSEHFEINDEALSWLGERTAKLLELVKIVCSEHLEKLERSKV; encoded by the coding sequence ATGATGAAATCATCCCTCAACCATATGCCACTTCGCAAGCAGCGCGAGATTGGCCGCGTTCTGGAAATTCTCCACGAGGAATTCGAGGACGCGTTGAAGGATGCGGCGGCCGATTTCAAGAAGCGCGGCCGGATCCTGAAGATCATCCTGTTCGGCTCCTACGCCAAGGGTGGCTGGGTCGATGAACCCTTCACGATGAAGGGGTATCGCTCCGATTTCGATCTCTTGATCATCGTCAACAACCGCAAGCTCTGCGAGTTTGCCGAGTACTGGTACAAGGCCGCCGACCGGCTGATCCGGGAAAGCTCGATCGAAACGCCGGTGAGTTTCATCGTCCACTCCAGACGCGAGGTAAATACCTACCTCAAGGAAGGACAGTATTTTTTCTCCGATATTCGCAAGCAAGGCATCGTTCTCTACGAACTGGACGATGAATCTCTCCCCGAGCCGGAACCGCTTTCGCCGGCAGATCGGTTGCGTGTGGCGAAGGAGCACCACTCGGATCGGTTTTCGCTGGCGCAGGCGTTTCTAAAGGGCTTTCGGTTCTACGTTAGCGAGAAGGAACTCCGCGTGGCGGCGTTTGAGCTCCATCAATCGATCGAGCAGGCCTATTCCTGTGTCCTGCTTACACTCACCAATTACGGCCCGCCATCCCACAACATCAAGTTCCTACGCTCGCTTGCCGAGGAGCAGGACCGACGACTAATCGAGGCCTTTCCTCGCGATCAGCACAGAGAACGCGCCTGGTTCAACACGCTAAACGAAGCATATGTCAAGGCACGGTACTCCGAGCATTTCGAGATCAACGACGAAGCGCTTAGTTGGCTTGGGGAGCGAACGGCCAAGCTGCTTGAGTTGGTAAAAATCGTTTGCTCCGAGCATTTGGAGAAGCTTGAGCGGAGTAAGGTGTAG
- a CDS encoding ATP-binding protein — MALYPRLAEQRVNDAMSDTRVVLIVGPRQSGKTTLAKKMASPEMEYYTLDNATTLEAAQRDPVGFVRGMDRAIIDEIQRAPELLLAIKESVDTDQRPGRFLLTGSANLMTLPRVADSLAGRMEVVRLLPLAQSEIRAAGGSFLRDAFRNDAKAGDSIFGDDLMVAVLAGGYPEALGRKNLTRRQDWYADYIQAIVQRDVRDVAQIEQITQMPRLLRILAEHSGQLVNYSGIGAAIGMNHITTQKYVGIFESLFLARTLQPWFSNKLKRLIKTPKIHFLDSGLLASLRDLSLDRLRADRGQFGPLLETFVFAEILKLASGGEERFEFSHFRDKQQNEVDIVIEDRRGRIVGIEIKAAATVSSADFSGLRILAEASGERFVSGFVLYDHQKVVPFGEHLYAVPISALWR, encoded by the coding sequence ATGGCGCTATATCCAAGGCTCGCCGAGCAACGTGTTAACGATGCCATGTCGGACACGCGCGTCGTATTGATCGTCGGCCCCCGACAATCCGGCAAAACGACGCTGGCGAAGAAGATGGCCAGTCCAGAAATGGAATATTACACACTCGACAATGCGACGACCCTGGAAGCGGCTCAACGAGACCCGGTTGGCTTCGTCAGAGGAATGGACCGGGCCATCATCGACGAGATTCAGCGTGCTCCCGAGCTGCTGCTGGCGATCAAAGAAAGTGTGGATACCGACCAACGTCCGGGACGTTTCCTGCTGACGGGCTCAGCCAATCTCATGACACTGCCACGCGTAGCGGACTCGCTCGCAGGACGCATGGAGGTTGTCCGATTACTGCCGCTCGCTCAAAGCGAAATCAGGGCGGCCGGCGGCAGCTTTTTGCGCGACGCTTTTCGCAACGACGCCAAAGCCGGAGATTCCATCTTCGGCGACGACTTGATGGTTGCAGTTCTGGCAGGTGGATATCCCGAGGCATTGGGCCGTAAAAACCTGACCCGCAGACAAGACTGGTACGCGGATTATATCCAGGCAATCGTTCAACGTGATGTTCGCGATGTGGCACAAATCGAGCAGATCACTCAAATGCCGCGGTTGCTACGCATTCTTGCGGAGCATTCAGGTCAACTCGTGAATTATTCCGGCATTGGTGCTGCGATCGGGATGAACCACATCACAACACAAAAATACGTCGGCATATTCGAGAGCTTATTCCTCGCTCGAACCTTGCAGCCCTGGTTTTCCAATAAGCTGAAACGTCTCATCAAGACACCCAAAATACATTTTCTCGATTCTGGTCTTCTCGCTTCCCTCCGGGACCTCTCTCTCGACCGGCTACGGGCAGACAGGGGGCAATTTGGACCATTACTGGAGACTTTCGTCTTCGCCGAAATTCTTAAACTCGCGAGTGGCGGGGAAGAACGATTTGAATTCTCACACTTTCGCGACAAGCAGCAGAACGAAGTCGATATCGTTATCGAAGACAGAAGAGGACGCATCGTCGGCATTGAGATAAAGGCGGCAGCGACCGTCTCGAGCGCTGATTTTTCTGGATTGCGAATCCTGGCCGAAGCATCTGGAGAAAGATTTGTTTCAGGCTTTGTTTTGTATGACCATCAAAAGGTGGTCCCCTTCGGAGAACATCTATACGCCGTGCCTATTTCGGCATTGTGGCGTTAG
- a CDS encoding response regulator, with the protein MTLFGPPANDTSGSNAGSAEEAKQAATGGRPPRILIAEDEYLIALEIENRLLDAGFEVVGIAVTADEAISIAGSTSPDLAIMDIRLAGRKDGVQAAIELFTTLGVRSIFATAYADARTHERASAASPIAWLQKPYSAEALIKVIEEYLK; encoded by the coding sequence ATGACCTTGTTCGGGCCCCCCGCCAATGACACCAGCGGCTCCAATGCCGGATCCGCCGAGGAGGCCAAACAGGCCGCGACAGGTGGAAGGCCGCCACGCATTCTGATTGCAGAGGACGAATATCTTATAGCACTCGAGATTGAAAATCGCCTTCTTGATGCAGGTTTTGAGGTCGTCGGCATCGCAGTGACGGCCGATGAGGCAATTTCCATCGCCGGATCAACCAGTCCGGACCTTGCGATCATGGACATTCGACTGGCCGGTCGCAAAGATGGTGTCCAAGCCGCGATCGAGTTGTTTACAACGCTCGGCGTCCGCTCGATTTTTGCCACCGCCTATGCGGATGCTCGAACCCATGAAAGAGCCTCGGCGGCCTCGCCGATCGCTTGGTTGCAGAAGCCCTATTCCGCTGAAGCCCTAATCAAGGTGATCGAAGAGTACCTAAAATAG
- the serA gene encoding phosphoglycerate dehydrogenase, producing MPLQLSLSRDRISVLLLEGISQSAVDYFSSCGYTNLVHLPKALDDRDLKSHIADAHIIGIRSRTQLTEEIFESARKLIAVGCFSVGTNQVDLEAARRRGIPVFNAPYSNTRSVAELVIGEIIMLTRQIFPRSASAHEGGWEKSAVGSREVRGKTLGIVGYGNIGSQLSALAESMGMVVRYFDLSDRLRRGNSESMASLGDLLEISDYVTMHVPETPSTYNMITETELRRMKKGAIFINNSRGTVVDLDALAKVLKEGHLAGAAVDVFPKEPASNKERFETPLQGLSNVILTPHIGGSTEEAQERIGGEVSRKLVEYSDIGSTMGAVNFPQVQLPERPNGTRFIHVHENRPGMLIQLNEVFSSRGLNIVAEFLQTYGNTGYVVIEVEDASQTADYILGALRDIPGTIRTRLLY from the coding sequence ATGCCTCTCCAGCTTTCCCTCTCGCGTGACCGAATTTCCGTGCTTCTGCTTGAAGGCATCAGCCAAAGCGCCGTGGACTATTTTTCGTCGTGCGGATACACCAACCTCGTGCATCTGCCGAAAGCGCTTGATGACAGGGATCTCAAAAGCCATATCGCCGATGCACATATCATCGGCATTCGTTCCCGAACGCAGCTGACAGAAGAGATTTTCGAATCCGCCAGGAAGCTGATTGCCGTCGGCTGTTTTTCTGTCGGCACGAACCAGGTCGATCTGGAAGCGGCACGCCGTCGCGGAATCCCGGTGTTCAACGCGCCTTATTCGAACACGCGCTCGGTGGCCGAACTTGTGATCGGCGAGATCATCATGCTGACGCGGCAGATCTTCCCACGCTCGGCATCTGCACATGAGGGCGGATGGGAGAAATCCGCTGTCGGCAGCCGCGAAGTCCGCGGAAAAACCCTCGGTATCGTCGGCTATGGCAATATCGGCTCGCAGCTGAGCGCTCTTGCGGAAAGCATGGGCATGGTGGTGCGCTATTTCGATCTCTCCGACAGGCTGCGCCGCGGCAATTCGGAATCGATGGCTTCGCTCGGCGATCTCTTGGAAATCTCTGATTATGTGACGATGCACGTTCCGGAAACGCCATCGACATACAATATGATCACCGAAACCGAACTGCGTCGCATGAAGAAGGGCGCCATCTTCATCAACAATTCCCGCGGCACAGTGGTCGATCTCGACGCTCTCGCAAAAGTCTTGAAAGAGGGCCATCTGGCGGGCGCTGCGGTCGATGTTTTTCCCAAGGAGCCGGCATCGAACAAAGAGCGTTTCGAAACGCCGCTGCAGGGCTTGAGCAATGTCATTCTGACACCGCATATCGGCGGCTCGACAGAAGAGGCCCAGGAGCGTATCGGCGGAGAAGTCTCCAGAAAGCTGGTCGAATATTCCGACATCGGATCAACGATGGGCGCCGTCAACTTTCCGCAGGTGCAATTGCCCGAACGCCCGAACGGCACGCGGTTCATCCATGTTCATGAAAACCGCCCCGGCATGCTCATCCAGTTGAACGAGGTCTTCTCGTCACGTGGGCTGAATATCGTCGCCGAATTCCTACAGACATATGGCAATACAGGTTATGTGGTCATCGAGGTCGAGGACGCGTCCCAGACAGCCGACTACATTCTAGGGGCGCTACGCGATATACCGGGAACGATCAGAACGCGGTTGCTCTACTGA